From Paenibacillus sp. FSL H8-0537:
AGAGGAGGCGGCCATTAGCGATGCGCTTCGACTTGCACGAGGCATGACATACAAATCAGCGCTGGCTGGCATTCCATACGGCGGAGGCAAGGCCGTCATTATCGGCAACCCTGCCATGGACAAAAGCAGCAAGCTGTTCCGCTCACTCGGACGTTTCATTGAACGGCTGAACGGACGCTATATTACCGGCATGGATTTGGGTACAACCCCGGCGGATATGGATGAGATTTTGCATGAAACGCGCCATGTGACCGATGTGACCGGCTCGTTAGGGGCAACGGGCAATTTCACGGCGGAAATGACCGCCTATGGCGTATATATCGCAATTCGTACGTCACTTAAGCAAAAATATGGCTCTGAGCAGCTGCAGCAGCGCACCGTTGCTGTTCAAGGGCTTGGCAAGGTCGGCTTTGCCCTATGCCGCTATCTGCATCAATCAGGCGCACAGCTCATTGTTGCCGATTTGGATAACAAGCTGATGCAGCTGGCAGCCTCGCAATTCGGGGCTGTGCCCATTGCTGTCGATGCCATCCATAAGCAGCATTGCGATGTTTTTGCCCCTTGCGCACTTGGGGGCATTTTGAACGATTTGACCATTCCCGAGCTTGAGTGTCAGATCATTGCAGGGGCAGCCAATAACCAGCTGGCGGAGCCCCGTCATGACGCGCTGCTGGAGCAGGCGGCCATTCTCTATGCTCCCGATTACGCTATTAATGCTG
This genomic window contains:
- a CDS encoding Glu/Leu/Phe/Val dehydrogenase dimerization domain-containing protein, with product MDGHSVSASLEGFERLDVMEDVTSGLKAIIAIDQTKLGPALGGCRMWMYASEEAAISDALRLARGMTYKSALAGIPYGGGKAVIIGNPAMDKSSKLFRSLGRFIERLNGRYITGMDLGTTPADMDEILHETRHVTDVTGSLGATGNFTAEMTAYGVYIAIRTSLKQKYGSEQLQQRTVAVQGLGKVGFALCRYLHQSGAQLIVADLDNKLMQLAASQFGAVPIAVDAIHKQHCDVFAPCALGGILNDLTIPELECQIIAGAANNQLAEPRHDALLEQAAILYAPDYAINAGGIIVTAAELDGSSASYAQSQVERIGDTLAHIFARSAGTAPGTLPPAAAADAITRKLIGL